GCTTGACCATCAGTCCCTTGCCGCGCACGCCGCCGATATCCAGGGTTTCCAGTGCAATCCCGGCCTTGGGCACGATCTGCGTCTCCAGTCCGCCCTGCGATCCCAGCCATACGACCGGTATACCGCGACGGCGCAGTTCGTCGGCCACGGCGACGCCGGGGAAGATGTGACCGCCGGTTCCACCGGCCATGATCAGCACGGGCTGTGCGCTGCCACTCATGCCCACACCCCCGCTTCCGTGCGCTCGCGCGACGCCGACTGTGCTTCCTCGCGCGTGAGCTCGTAGCTCACCCGCAGCAGCACGCCGACCATGGCGCAGGTCATCAGTACCGACGAGCCGCCCGAGCTGATCAGCGGCAGGGTCAGGCCCTTCGTCGGCAGCACGCCCAGATTCACGCCCACGGAAACCAGCGCCTGCAACGCAATGAACAGCGAGATGCCGAAGGCGACGTAACCCTGGTAGTACAGGCCAGCCTGCACGGCGCGGGCGCCAATCATGAGACCACGGCCGCACAGCCAGGCGAACAGGCCGAGCACGAGTACGACGCCGAACAGGCCCAGCTCTTCGGCGATCACGGCCAGGATGAAATCGGTATGCGCTTCGGGCAGGTAGAACAGCTTCTGTACCGATCCGCCCAGGCCCACCCCAAACCATTCGCCGCGACCGATGGCGATCAGCGCCTGGGTCAGCTGGAAGCCGTCATTGAACGGATCAGCCCAGGGATCCAGGAACGAGGTCAGGCGCTTGACGCGGTAGTCCTCGGTCATCGCCGCCCATGCCAGCGCCGGCATCAAGGGCAGGGCCAGGGCGAAGAGGTTGCGCATGCGGGCGCCGCCGAGCCAGATCATGCCGATCGTGGTCGCCACGATCAGCGCGGCGGAACCGAAATCCGGTTGCAGCAGAAGCAGGCCCACGATCAGGCCGGATACCAGCACCGGCTTGATCACGCCCAGCAGTTGGCGCTGTACGCCTTCGCGGTGTCGCACCAGGTAACTGGAGAGATAGGCCACCAGCATCAGCTTGACCGCTTCGACCGGCTGGAATCCGGAAATGCCCAGGTGAATCCAGCGCCGCGCACCGTTGATGCGCATGCCGAGCCCCGGCACGAAAACCGACAGCAGCAGGACGATCGCCAGCATCAGCAACACGAAGCTGTAGCGCTCGACATGCTCCAGCTCGACGCGGGTGGCGATGAACGCGATCAGCAGGCCGCCCGCCAGGAACATCAGGTGGCGGGTCATGTAGTAGAACGGACCGATGTGCTGGTTGTCCGCCACCGGGATGGAACTGGATGCCACCATCACCACCCCGAGACCGGCCAGTCCGAGCGCGGCCAGCAGCAGGCCGCGGTCGAAACGACCGGGCAGCTCGCTGCGGCGCGTGGCCTGGCTGGTGGCGTCGGTGTGGGCCATCAACGCACCTTCAGGGTCGCAAGACCGATCAGCACCAGCACCACGCTGATGATCCAGAAACGCACGATCACACGCGGCTCGGGCCAACCCTTCAGTTCAAAGTGATGGTGGATCGGCGCCATGCGGAACAAGCGCTTGCCCGTGAGCTTGAAGCTGGCGACCTGCAGCATCACCGAGGCCGTTTCCATCACGAACACGCCGCCCATGATCAGCAGCGCCACTTCCTGGCGCACGATCACGGCAATCAGGCCCAGTGCGGCGCCGATGGCGAGGGCCCCGATATCGCCCATGAATACCTGGGCCGGATAGGTGTTGAACCACAGGAAGCCCAGGCCCGCGCCGGCCAGTGCGCCGCAATAGATCGTCAGTTCGCCCGCGCCGGGAATGGCCGGAATCTGCAGGTAACTGGAGAAGACCGCGTTGCCCGACAGATAGGCAAAGACGCCCAGGGCGCAGGCGACCAGCACGCTCGGCATGATCGCCAGGCCGTCCAGGCCGTCCGTGAGATTCACCGCGTTGGAGAAGCCCACGATCATCAGGTAACCCAGGAGCACGAACCCGATGCCCAGCGGCAGTGCCACCTGCTTGAAGAACGGCAGGTACAGCGCGGTAGCGGCGGGAAGTTCCGGATACGAGGTATAGAACAGGAACAGCGCCGCGCCGATGCCGCCGACCGACTGCCAGAAGTACTTCCAGCGCGCGGCCAGGCCGCGGCTGTCCTTGAGCACGAGCTTCTTGTAGTCATCGTAGAAGCCGATGCCACCGAAGCCCGCGGTGACCGCAAGAACGAGCCAGACGTAGCGGTTCTGCAGATCCGCCCAGAGCAGGGTCGACAGAATGATCGCCGCCAGGATCAGTGCGCCGCCCATGGTCGGCGTACCCGCCTTGGACAGGTGGGTTTGCGGCCCGTCCTGGCGGATTACCTGCCCCGCCTTGAGCGCCGCCAGGCGCCGGATCATTCCCGGCCCGAGCAGCAGCGACACGGCCAGCGCCGTGAGCGTGGCCATGATTGCGCGGAACGTCAGGTATTGGAAAAGGTGGAAACCGCTGAACAGCTTTTCCAGCCATTGGCCCAGTTCAAGAAACATGCGTGCCCCCTGCATGTCGCGCAGCGCCGCGACGACGCGATCCATCGCGGACGAACGCGAGCCCTTCACGAGGCAGCACACGCCGGCCGCAAGATCGCGGCGCAGCGCGTCGATCAAGGATGATTGTTGGTCGAAATGGTGAGCGCCTTCGCCGAAGGCACGCGCGGCGGCCTGGCTGAGCGGGCCGACGGTGTACAGGCGGCGGATGCCGCTGTCGCGCGCCAGCGTGCCAATCCCGGCGTGCAGCTCGGCCGCCTCGGAACCGAGTTCCTTCATGTCCCCCAGCACGAGCCAGGTTTCACCCGGCTGCAGCGCGAGCGTGGCGATGGCCGCGGCCGTGGAACCGGGATTGGCGTTGTAGCTGTCGTCGATCAGTACCCAGCCCTGGGCCGATTCATGACGGACCAGACGACCGGCTACCCCGGGCGCGTTTTCCAGACCGGCGCGGATCGTGTCCAGCGGCACATCCAGCGCGTGGGCGATCGCGGCCGCCGCCAGGGCATTGGCCACGTTGTGGCGTCCGGCCAGCGGCAGGTCGATCGTCGTTTCACCCGCGGGAGTCACCAGCACGAAGCGCGAGCGTTGGCCCAGTTCAATGTCCCGGGCGAAGATGTCAGCGGCGTTGTCGATGCCGAAGTGCACGACGCGGCGCGTTCCGGCCAGGCCGGCGAAGAAGCGGGCAAAGGCGTCATCGGCGTTGATGACCGCCACGCCATCCGCCGGCAGGTTGGCGTAGATGGCGCCCTTGGTTTCGGCCACGCCCTCCAGGCTCAGCATACGTTCGAGGTGGGCTGGGGCGATGTTGTTGACCAGGCCGATATCCGGCCGCGCAATCGCCGCCAGGTAGTCGATATCACCCGGCTTGCCCGCGCCCATCTCCAGCACGGCGTACTGCGTGTCAGCCGGCATCGCCAGGAGGGTCAGCGGCAGGCCGATCTCGTTGTTGAGATTGCCCGGATTGACGTGCGTACGGCCGTGTCGCCCGAGAATCGCGGCGGTCAGCGTCTTCACCGTCGTCTTGCCGTTGGAACCGGTGATGCCCACCACGCGGGCCGCGCTCGGCGCCCGCACGGCGCTGGCGAGGTCACCCAGGGCAGCCAGCGTGTCCGTGACGACAATCTGCGCAATGTCCGCTGTCACGCGACGGCTCACCATCACCGCGGCGGCACCGGCCGCCTGGGCGGCATCGACGAAATCGTGGCCGTCGTGCTGCTCGCCGACCAGGGCGACGAAGAGCGCGCCCGGCGCGAGCTTGCGTGAGTCGGTCACTACGGTATCAATAGCGGCATCGCTGCCGACCAGACGTCCGCGGGTCCACAGCGCGATTTCCGACAGGCGCAGCGGCGTCATGCGGTCGCCTCCAGGATCTGGCGTGCGACGATGAGATCGTCGAACGGATACTTCTGCCCGCCGACTTCCTGGTAGGGCTCGTGGCCTTTGCCGGCAATCAGAACGATATCGCCCGGCCGTGCCTGCGCGATGGCCAGGCGGATCGCCCGGGCGCGGTCGCGCTCGACCAGGGCGCGCGCCGGCTCGGCGAACCCTTCGCGCACTGCCGCGACGATGGCATCGCCATCTTCGCCGCGGGGATTGTCGTCGGTCACGATCGCCACATCCGCCAGGCGTTCGGCAATCGCGCCCATCACGGGGCGCTTGCCCGCGTCCCGCTCGCCACCGCAACCGAACACGCAGATCAGGCGGCCGTCGCAGTGCGCGCGGAGTGTCGCAAGCGCCTGCTCCAGCGCATCGGGCGTATGGGCGTAGTCGACCACCACGAGTGGCTCGCCCGACTCGCCGCCCAGTCGATTCATGCGTCCGTTGACCGGAGTGAGGTCGCGCACGGTGCGGATGATGGCGTCGAAATTCATGCCCTGGACGCCCAGCACCGCGATCACACCCAGCAGGTTCGCCACGTTGAAACGTCCCAGCAACGGCGTCGCGACGACGGCGCGACCCCACGGTGTCACCAGGCGGAAACGGATACCGGCCGCATCCAGGACCAGATCGGACGCGACCACGTCGGCGGCCGGATTGTCGATGCCGGTGCGGACGCAGGCGATCGTACCCGCGATGCGCGCTGCCAGTTCGCGGCCGAAGGCATCGTCGATATTGACGACGGCATGGCGCAGTGCCGGCCAACGGAACAGCCGCTCCTTGGCCGCGGCGTAGGCGTCCATCGTGCCGTGATAATCGAGGTGATCGCGCGTCAGGTTGGTGAAGACGGCCGTATCGAAATGCACGGCGTTCACGCGTCCCTGTTCCAACGCATGCGACGACACTTCCATCGCCACGTGCGTCGCGCCCGCTCGGCGGAATTCGTCGAACAGACGCTGCAGGCTGATCGCATCCGGCGTGGTGCGCTCACCCGCCGTGATGTGCCCGTGCAGGCCGGCACCCAGCGTTCCGATGCTCGCGGCCGGGTGCCCCAGCGCGGTCAGCGCCTGGGCCAGCAGCTGCACGGTGGAGGTTTTTCCATTGGTGCCGGTGACGCCGACGACCTGCAGGGCCGCCGTCGGTTCACCGTGGAATCGGGCGGCGATGGAGCCGATCTGCGTGCGCAGGTCGTCGATCCAGAGGGTCGGAACACCCTGCGTCACGGCCGGCCCCGCTGTGCCTTCGGCAAGGATGGCCACCGCGCCGCGCTCGATGGCCACGGCCGCGAAGTCGATACCGTGCGAGCGGCCGCCCTGGAGCGCGACAAACGCATCGCCCCGCGCAACCGCGCGCGAATCGAGGGTGAGCCCACTCACGAGCACGTCGCCGTGCGGACCGGCCACGGGGCCCAGGAGCTCGGACAGGCGCATCGCGCGGGACGTCATTGCGGGACGCCCTCCTCATAGTTGGTCTGGCCCGGCGCGTAGTCCGGCGCGGCATTGCCGGCCTGGATCGGCGCCCAGTTGCCGGCGCCGTCGGCGTACCACTTCTGCACGTTGTCCGGCGCCACATCGAGCAGGCGCAACGCGCCGTCCATCACCTTGCTGAAGACCGGCGCGGAAACCAGGCCGCCGTAATAGACGCCCTTGGGGTCATGGATCACCACGACGCCCACCAGCCGCGGATTCGATGCGGGCACGAAACCGGCGAACGTAGAGATGTAGCGGCTTTCGTAGCCACCGGCGACGGCCTTGCGCGAGGTGCCGGTCTTGCCGGCGACGCGATAGTTGCGGACAGCGGCCTTGAGCGCCGAGCCCTGCGGCGTCACCACCGTTTCGAGCATGCCGGTGATGGTGCGGGCCAGGGTCGGATCCAGCACGGCTGATTCCGGATTCTGTGCACCCTTCACGAAGGTCGGCGCGCGCAACCGGCCGCCGTTGGCCAGGCCGCCGTAGGCCTGGGCCAGTTGCAACGGCGTGACGGACAGCCCGTAGCCATAGGACATGGTGGCCTTCTCCACCGGGCCCCACTTGTTCGGCGGCGCCAGCACACCGGCGGCCTCGCCGGGAAATCCGCTGCCGGTGCTCTCGCCGAAGCCAAACCGCTTGAACAGATCGTAGAGATGGTCGTTGGGCAGGGTCAGGGCAATCTTGGCCGCACCGATGTTGCTCGAGTGCGTGATCACGCCGGTGACGTCGAGCAGCCCCTTGTTCGTGGTGTCGCGGATCAGGTGACCGGCCAGGGTCATCGTTCCGGGGTTGGCGTCAACCGGTGTTTCCGGCTTCCACTTGCCGCTCTCCAGCGCGGCCGCCACGGTGAAGGCCTTCATCGTCGAGCCGGGCTCGATCAGGTCCGTCATCGCTCGGTTGCGGCGGCTCGATGTATCCACGCCGTTGAGCGCGTTGGAGTTGTACGAAGGCAGGTTCACCATCGCCAGCACTTCGCCTGTCGGCGCATCGAGCACCACCATCGAACCTGAGCTCGCACCGTGCTCGAGCAAGCCTTCCTTGAGCTCGCGATAGGCCAGGTACTGGATGCGTCGATCGATCGAGAGCATGAGGTCGCGGCCCTGCTGCGGTTCACTGAGCAGTTCCACGTCTTCCACGATATGCCCGAGCCGGTCGCGGATAACGCGCTTGGCGCCGGGCTTGCCGGCCAGCCACTCGTCGAAGGCCAGCTCCAGGCCTTCCTGGCCGCGATCGTCGATGTTGGTGAATCCCAGGACGTGCGCCGTCACCTCGCCACTGGGGTAGTAGCGGCGGAACTCGCGCTGCGAATTCACGCCCGGAATCTTCAGCGCGAGGATCGAGGCCGCGTCATCCGGGTTCAGGTGACGCTTCAGATAGATGAATTCCTTGTCCGCCCGTTGCCGCAGGCGGTCCTTGAGCGCGTCGCCTTCCATGCCCAGCGCACGGGCGAGGTCGGGCACGCGCTCGGGGTGCTGCAGCAGTTCCTGCGGATTCGCCCAGATCGACTCCACGGGCGTCGACACCGCCAGCGGCTCTCCGTTGCGATCCAGGACGCTGCCACGCGAGACGGGAATCGGTACTTCGCGCAGGTACCGGGCGTCGCCCTGGCCCTGGTAGAACTCCTTGCGGACGACCTGCAGGTCGACCGCGCGCACGACCAGGCCGGTTGACGCCAGCGTCAGCAGCATCAGCACCACGGACAGGCGCGACTTGAGGTTTACCGGCCGCACGCGCGTGGCGACACGCATCGCGGCCGCAGTGGAACTGCGGCCCTGCGATTCGTTCGACATGCGTGGTGTAACCGGTAGCAACATCGCCGTCAGCGCCGAATGATGACAACCGCCGCGGGCGGCGCGGCGTCCATGCCGAGCTGGCCGCGGGCGACCTGCTCGATGCGGTTGGGTTCGGCCAGCGTGGATTGCTCCAGCTGCAGCCGGCCATATTCGAAATTCATTTCGTCCCGTTCGCGCGTCAGCCGCGTCAGCTCGGCAAACAGCACGCGCCCCTGATGGCGTTCGTAGACGACGCCAATGCCGCTGGCGATGACCGCCAGGGTGAGGAGAGCGAACAGGAAATAGCCGACCTGGGTCATCCCAATTTCTCCGCCACGCGAAGCACGGCGCTGCGGGCGCGCGGATTGGCTTCCACTTCGGCATCGCTCGGGAACCGGGCCGAGCCGACAGCGCGCAGGCTCAGCGGCGCATCGACTGGCGGCGGCAGGCCGCGCCGCGCCGGGGCTTGCTGGGAATGGGTGCGGATGTACTGCTTGACGATGCGGTCTTCGAGCGAGTGGAAGCTGATCACCGCCAGGCGTCCGCCGGGCTTCAGGCGGCGACGTGCGCCTTCCAGCCCCTGCTCCAGCGCGTCGAGTTCACCGTTGACAGCGATCCGCAGCGCCTGGAACGTGCGCGTTGCCGGATGCTTGCCTGGTTCGCGCCGGCCGATCGCACGGGCAACGAGGTCAGCCAGCTCCGCGGTGGTGCGCACCGGTTCAGTCGCGCGGCGTTCGACGATCTGGCGGGCAATGCGGCGGCTCATGCGTTCTTCGCCGTACTGGAAAAGCACATCGGCGATCCGCGTCTCGTCGGCGCGGGCCAGGAATTCGGCGGCGCTTTCGCCCTGGGTGGTGTCCATGCGCATGTCCAGCGGCGCATCGGCCTGAAAGCTGAAGCCGCGCTGCGGATCATCCAGCTGCGGCGAGGACACGCCGAGGTCGAGCAGTACACCGTCCACGCCTTTCTCCGTCTCCACCCAATCGCCGAGCGCGGCAAAGCTGCCATGGCACACGGCGACGCGAGGGTCATTTCCGAATTCCGCGCGGGCGGCAGCGATCGCAAGAGGGTCGCGATCCATCAGCAGCAGGCGCCCCTCCGGGCCCAGCCGCCTGAGCACCTCCCGCGCGTGCCCGCCACGCCCGAAGGTGCCATCGAGATAGGTTCCATCCTGCTTTACGGCGAGCGCATCCACTGCCTCTGCCAGCATTACCGGGACGTGCTTGAGCGTGTCTTGCTTCACCCTTGGCCCCACCCCGTTTCCTTGCGTCTTGCTATAACTTCAGATCCAGCATCGCATCAGTGATCTCGTCTTCGCCGATGGTCTGGCGGATCTTCGCCAGGTGTGCCTGCTCGCTCCACAACTCGAATTTCGAGCCCATACCGAGCAGCACTGCTTTTTTCTCGATCCCGGCCGCCGTGCGTTGACTCGCCGGCACCAGGACCCGCCCGGCTCCATCGGGCTCGACGTGGGCGGCCGCGCCCACCAGTTTCATCTGCAACGCCCGGTGCACCGCCTTGACGCTTGGCAGCGCGTTGACCTGGTCGCGCACCTTCTCCCATTCGTCCAAGGGGAACAGCCAGAGGCAGCCATGCTCGAACGGGTTGTAC
This genomic stretch from Tahibacter amnicola harbors:
- the ftsW gene encoding putative lipid II flippase FtsW produces the protein MAHTDATSQATRRSELPGRFDRGLLLAALGLAGLGVVMVASSSIPVADNQHIGPFYYMTRHLMFLAGGLLIAFIATRVELEHVERYSFVLLMLAIVLLLSVFVPGLGMRINGARRWIHLGISGFQPVEAVKLMLVAYLSSYLVRHREGVQRQLLGVIKPVLVSGLIVGLLLLQPDFGSAALIVATTIGMIWLGGARMRNLFALALPLMPALAWAAMTEDYRVKRLTSFLDPWADPFNDGFQLTQALIAIGRGEWFGVGLGGSVQKLFYLPEAHTDFILAVIAEELGLFGVVLVLGLFAWLCGRGLMIGARAVQAGLYYQGYVAFGISLFIALQALVSVGVNLGVLPTKGLTLPLISSGGSSVLMTCAMVGVLLRVSYELTREEAQSASRERTEAGVWA
- the mraY gene encoding phospho-N-acetylmuramoyl-pentapeptide-transferase, producing the protein MFLELGQWLEKLFSGFHLFQYLTFRAIMATLTALAVSLLLGPGMIRRLAALKAGQVIRQDGPQTHLSKAGTPTMGGALILAAIILSTLLWADLQNRYVWLVLAVTAGFGGIGFYDDYKKLVLKDSRGLAARWKYFWQSVGGIGAALFLFYTSYPELPAATALYLPFFKQVALPLGIGFVLLGYLMIVGFSNAVNLTDGLDGLAIMPSVLVACALGVFAYLSGNAVFSSYLQIPAIPGAGELTIYCGALAGAGLGFLWFNTYPAQVFMGDIGALAIGAALGLIAVIVRQEVALLIMGGVFVMETASVMLQVASFKLTGKRLFRMAPIHHHFELKGWPEPRVIVRFWIISVVLVLIGLATLKVR
- a CDS encoding UDP-N-acetylmuramoyl-L-alanyl-D-glutamate--2,6-diaminopimelate ligase, which gives rise to MTSRAMRLSELLGPVAGPHGDVLVSGLTLDSRAVARGDAFVALQGGRSHGIDFAAVAIERGAVAILAEGTAGPAVTQGVPTLWIDDLRTQIGSIAARFHGEPTAALQVVGVTGTNGKTSTVQLLAQALTALGHPAASIGTLGAGLHGHITAGERTTPDAISLQRLFDEFRRAGATHVAMEVSSHALEQGRVNAVHFDTAVFTNLTRDHLDYHGTMDAYAAAKERLFRWPALRHAVVNIDDAFGRELAARIAGTIACVRTGIDNPAADVVASDLVLDAAGIRFRLVTPWGRAVVATPLLGRFNVANLLGVIAVLGVQGMNFDAIIRTVRDLTPVNGRMNRLGGESGEPLVVVDYAHTPDALEQALATLRAHCDGRLICVFGCGGERDAGKRPVMGAIAERLADVAIVTDDNPRGEDGDAIVAAVREGFAEPARALVERDRARAIRLAIAQARPGDIVLIAGKGHEPYQEVGGQKYPFDDLIVARQILEATA
- a CDS encoding peptidoglycan D,D-transpeptidase FtsI family protein is translated as MRVATRVRPVNLKSRLSVVLMLLTLASTGLVVRAVDLQVVRKEFYQGQGDARYLREVPIPVSRGSVLDRNGEPLAVSTPVESIWANPQELLQHPERVPDLARALGMEGDALKDRLRQRADKEFIYLKRHLNPDDAASILALKIPGVNSQREFRRYYPSGEVTAHVLGFTNIDDRGQEGLELAFDEWLAGKPGAKRVIRDRLGHIVEDVELLSEPQQGRDLMLSIDRRIQYLAYRELKEGLLEHGASSGSMVVLDAPTGEVLAMVNLPSYNSNALNGVDTSSRRNRAMTDLIEPGSTMKAFTVAAALESGKWKPETPVDANPGTMTLAGHLIRDTTNKGLLDVTGVITHSSNIGAAKIALTLPNDHLYDLFKRFGFGESTGSGFPGEAAGVLAPPNKWGPVEKATMSYGYGLSVTPLQLAQAYGGLANGGRLRAPTFVKGAQNPESAVLDPTLARTITGMLETVVTPQGSALKAAVRNYRVAGKTGTSRKAVAGGYESRYISTFAGFVPASNPRLVGVVVIHDPKGVYYGGLVSAPVFSKVMDGALRLLDVAPDNVQKWYADGAGNWAPIQAGNAAPDYAPGQTNYEEGVPQ
- the ftsL gene encoding cell division protein FtsL codes for the protein MTQVGYFLFALLTLAVIASGIGVVYERHQGRVLFAELTRLTRERDEMNFEYGRLQLEQSTLAEPNRIEQVARGQLGMDAAPPAAVVIIRR
- the rsmH gene encoding 16S rRNA (cytosine(1402)-N(4))-methyltransferase RsmH, whose protein sequence is MKQDTLKHVPVMLAEAVDALAVKQDGTYLDGTFGRGGHAREVLRRLGPEGRLLLMDRDPLAIAAARAEFGNDPRVAVCHGSFAALGDWVETEKGVDGVLLDLGVSSPQLDDPQRGFSFQADAPLDMRMDTTQGESAAEFLARADETRIADVLFQYGEERMSRRIARQIVERRATEPVRTTAELADLVARAIGRREPGKHPATRTFQALRIAVNGELDALEQGLEGARRRLKPGGRLAVISFHSLEDRIVKQYIRTHSQQAPARRGLPPPVDAPLSLRAVGSARFPSDAEVEANPRARSAVLRVAEKLG
- the mraZ gene encoding division/cell wall cluster transcriptional repressor MraZ, which encodes MFQGETAISIDDKGRLAVPTAYRELIAAASGGRMVFTYNPFEHGCLWLFPLDEWEKVRDQVNALPSVKAVHRALQMKLVGAAAHVEPDGAGRVLVPASQRTAAGIEKKAVLLGMGSKFELWSEQAHLAKIRQTIGEDEITDAMLDLKL